The following are from one region of the Quercus robur chromosome 1, dhQueRobu3.1, whole genome shotgun sequence genome:
- the LOC126719680 gene encoding uncharacterized protein LOC126719680 isoform X2: MASTTTTASSTLPLSKPDFPVLSSPRNKKLIVCRTHLQQYPTLRRISNLHRFNSNGFVAFSRLNDQIEENGLSTQDMVSNNDPGIEVQSRIWNWRGYSIRYQYSGNSGPALVLVHGFGANSDHWRKNIPVLAKSHRVYSIDLIGYGYSDKPNPRQFGDNLFYTFETWATQLNEFCIDVIKDEAFFICNSIGGLVGLQAAVMAPQICKGIILLNISLRMLHIKKQPWFGKPLIRSFQNLLRNTALGKYFYKSVATPDSVRSILCQCYHDTSQVTEELVQKILNPGLEPGAADVFLEFICYSAGPLPEELLPQVKCPILIAWGDKDPWEPLELGRNYENFDSVEDFIVLPNVGHCPQDEAPHLVNPLVESFVARHATPSTSTSVSTTI, from the exons ATGGCAAGCACTACTACTACTGCTTCCTCTACACTGCCATTGTCAAAACCAGATTTTCCAGTTCTGTCTTCTCCAAGAAACAAGAAGCTGATTGTATGCAGAACCCATCTCCAACAATATCCAACTCTTCGCAGAATTTCTAATCTTCATCGGTTTAATTCAAATGGGTTTGTGGCATTTTCTCGTTTGAATGATCAGATTGAAGAGAATGGCCTTTCCACTCAGGACATGGTATCGAACAATGACCCCGGGATTGAAGTTCAAAGCCG CATATGGAACTGGAGGGGTTATTCTATTCGCTATCAGTATTCTGGGAACAGTGGCCCTGCGTTAGTTTTAGTTCATGGTTTTGGAGCAAACAG TGATCATTGGAGGAAAAATATTCCTGTTCTGGCAAAATCACATAGGGTATACTCAATTGATCTTATTGGTTATGGATATTCGGATAAACCAAATCCTCGTCAATTTGGAGACAACCTCTTCTATACATTTGAAACATGGGCCACCCAACTAAATGAGTTTTGCATAGATGTGATTAAGGATGAAGCATTCTTTATTTGCAATTCCATTGGAG GGCTTGTTGGTCTTCAGGCAGCAGTTATGGCACCACAGATCTGCAAAGGCATTATCCTTTTAAACATATCTCTTCGTATGCTTCATATTAAGAAGCAGCCCTGGTTTGGAAAACCTTTAATTAGATCATTCCAGAATTTGCTGAG GAATACTGCTCTGGGCAAATATTTCTACAAAAGTGTTGCCACACCAGACTCTGTGAGGAGTATTCTTTGCCAG TGTTACCATGACACCTCCCAAGTGACAGAGGAACTAGTTCAGAAAATACTTAATCCAGGACTAGAACCTGGTGCTGCTGATGTGTTTCTTGAGTTTATTTGCTACTCGGCTGGCCCTCTTCCTGAGGAACTTCTGCCTCAAGTAAAG TGTCCTATTTTAATAGCATGGGGTGACAAGGATCCATGGGAACCCCTTGAGCTTGGAAGAAACTATGAGAATTTTGATTCTGTTGAAGACTTCATTGTCCTCCCCAATGTTGGGCACTGCCCCCag GATGAAGCACCTCACCTTGTGAATCCACTTGTCGAGTCATTTGTTGCACGCCATGCTACACCATCAACATCAACTAGTGTCTCCACAACTATCTGA
- the LOC126719680 gene encoding uncharacterized protein LOC126719680 isoform X1: MASTTTTASSTLPLSKPDFPVLSSPRNKKLIVCRTHLQQYPTLRRISNLHRFNSNGFVAFSRLNDQIEENGLSTQDMVSNNDPGIEVQSRIWNWRGYSIRYQYSGNSGPALVLVHGFGANSDHWRKNIPVLAKSHRVYSIDLIGYGYSDKPNPRQFGDNLFYTFETWATQLNEFCIDVIKDEAFFICNSIGGNQKDHLLDLWLVGLQAAVMAPQICKGIILLNISLRMLHIKKQPWFGKPLIRSFQNLLRNTALGKYFYKSVATPDSVRSILCQCYHDTSQVTEELVQKILNPGLEPGAADVFLEFICYSAGPLPEELLPQVKCPILIAWGDKDPWEPLELGRNYENFDSVEDFIVLPNVGHCPQDEAPHLVNPLVESFVARHATPSTSTSVSTTI; encoded by the exons ATGGCAAGCACTACTACTACTGCTTCCTCTACACTGCCATTGTCAAAACCAGATTTTCCAGTTCTGTCTTCTCCAAGAAACAAGAAGCTGATTGTATGCAGAACCCATCTCCAACAATATCCAACTCTTCGCAGAATTTCTAATCTTCATCGGTTTAATTCAAATGGGTTTGTGGCATTTTCTCGTTTGAATGATCAGATTGAAGAGAATGGCCTTTCCACTCAGGACATGGTATCGAACAATGACCCCGGGATTGAAGTTCAAAGCCG CATATGGAACTGGAGGGGTTATTCTATTCGCTATCAGTATTCTGGGAACAGTGGCCCTGCGTTAGTTTTAGTTCATGGTTTTGGAGCAAACAG TGATCATTGGAGGAAAAATATTCCTGTTCTGGCAAAATCACATAGGGTATACTCAATTGATCTTATTGGTTATGGATATTCGGATAAACCAAATCCTCGTCAATTTGGAGACAACCTCTTCTATACATTTGAAACATGGGCCACCCAACTAAATGAGTTTTGCATAGATGTGATTAAGGATGAAGCATTCTTTATTTGCAATTCCATTGGAG GCAACCAGAAGGATCATCTTCTTGACCTGT GGCTTGTTGGTCTTCAGGCAGCAGTTATGGCACCACAGATCTGCAAAGGCATTATCCTTTTAAACATATCTCTTCGTATGCTTCATATTAAGAAGCAGCCCTGGTTTGGAAAACCTTTAATTAGATCATTCCAGAATTTGCTGAG GAATACTGCTCTGGGCAAATATTTCTACAAAAGTGTTGCCACACCAGACTCTGTGAGGAGTATTCTTTGCCAG TGTTACCATGACACCTCCCAAGTGACAGAGGAACTAGTTCAGAAAATACTTAATCCAGGACTAGAACCTGGTGCTGCTGATGTGTTTCTTGAGTTTATTTGCTACTCGGCTGGCCCTCTTCCTGAGGAACTTCTGCCTCAAGTAAAG TGTCCTATTTTAATAGCATGGGGTGACAAGGATCCATGGGAACCCCTTGAGCTTGGAAGAAACTATGAGAATTTTGATTCTGTTGAAGACTTCATTGTCCTCCCCAATGTTGGGCACTGCCCCCag GATGAAGCACCTCACCTTGTGAATCCACTTGTCGAGTCATTTGTTGCACGCCATGCTACACCATCAACATCAACTAGTGTCTCCACAACTATCTGA
- the LOC126719680 gene encoding uncharacterized protein LOC126719680 isoform X3 → MASTTTTASSTLPLSKPDFPVLSSPRNKKLIVCRTHLQQYPTLRRISNLHRFNSNGFVAFSRLNDQIEENGLSTQDMVSNNDPGIEVQSRIWNWRGYSIRYQYSGNSGPALVLVHGFGANSDHWRKNIPVLAKSHRVYSIDLIGYGYSDKPNPRQFGDNLFYTFETWATQLNEFCIDVIKDEAFFICNSIGGNQKDHLLDLWLVGLQAAVMAPQICKGIILLNISLRMLHIKKQPWFGKPLIRSFQNLLRNTALGKYFYKSVATPDSVRSILCQCYHDTSQVTEELVQKILNPGLEPGAADVFLEFICYSAGPLPEELLPQVKDEAPHLVNPLVESFVARHATPSTSTSVSTTI, encoded by the exons ATGGCAAGCACTACTACTACTGCTTCCTCTACACTGCCATTGTCAAAACCAGATTTTCCAGTTCTGTCTTCTCCAAGAAACAAGAAGCTGATTGTATGCAGAACCCATCTCCAACAATATCCAACTCTTCGCAGAATTTCTAATCTTCATCGGTTTAATTCAAATGGGTTTGTGGCATTTTCTCGTTTGAATGATCAGATTGAAGAGAATGGCCTTTCCACTCAGGACATGGTATCGAACAATGACCCCGGGATTGAAGTTCAAAGCCG CATATGGAACTGGAGGGGTTATTCTATTCGCTATCAGTATTCTGGGAACAGTGGCCCTGCGTTAGTTTTAGTTCATGGTTTTGGAGCAAACAG TGATCATTGGAGGAAAAATATTCCTGTTCTGGCAAAATCACATAGGGTATACTCAATTGATCTTATTGGTTATGGATATTCGGATAAACCAAATCCTCGTCAATTTGGAGACAACCTCTTCTATACATTTGAAACATGGGCCACCCAACTAAATGAGTTTTGCATAGATGTGATTAAGGATGAAGCATTCTTTATTTGCAATTCCATTGGAG GCAACCAGAAGGATCATCTTCTTGACCTGT GGCTTGTTGGTCTTCAGGCAGCAGTTATGGCACCACAGATCTGCAAAGGCATTATCCTTTTAAACATATCTCTTCGTATGCTTCATATTAAGAAGCAGCCCTGGTTTGGAAAACCTTTAATTAGATCATTCCAGAATTTGCTGAG GAATACTGCTCTGGGCAAATATTTCTACAAAAGTGTTGCCACACCAGACTCTGTGAGGAGTATTCTTTGCCAG TGTTACCATGACACCTCCCAAGTGACAGAGGAACTAGTTCAGAAAATACTTAATCCAGGACTAGAACCTGGTGCTGCTGATGTGTTTCTTGAGTTTATTTGCTACTCGGCTGGCCCTCTTCCTGAGGAACTTCTGCCTCAAGTAAAG GATGAAGCACCTCACCTTGTGAATCCACTTGTCGAGTCATTTGTTGCACGCCATGCTACACCATCAACATCAACTAGTGTCTCCACAACTATCTGA